One window of Mangrovibacterium diazotrophicum genomic DNA carries:
- a CDS encoding DUF2797 domain-containing protein yields MEYQGNILKMRSEFADPVRYFFRIGDQEIDMNALLGKQIRMQFDGQINCIACGKRTKTSFSQGFCYSCLQTAPEASETVMRPELSKSQFGIARDMKWAEEHDLIDHIVYLAVSSELKVGVTRHHQVPTRWIDQGASYAIRVAQTPNRHIAGVIEVFLKKYFTDKTNWRDMLKNNVAENFNLPEEKENVLRLLPAELRQYRCDNDEVMHFNYPALEFPDKIKSLSFDKEPVIEGEMKGIKGQYLLLDGGQVLNVRKHNGYYLSFSFNS; encoded by the coding sequence AAGGAAATATATTGAAAATGAGATCGGAGTTTGCCGATCCGGTCAGATACTTTTTCAGAATCGGCGATCAGGAGATCGACATGAATGCGTTGCTGGGCAAGCAAATTCGCATGCAGTTCGACGGACAGATCAACTGCATTGCCTGTGGCAAGCGCACCAAAACATCCTTTAGCCAGGGGTTTTGCTACTCGTGTTTGCAAACAGCGCCCGAGGCCAGCGAAACAGTCATGCGTCCGGAGCTGTCGAAATCGCAGTTTGGCATTGCACGCGACATGAAATGGGCTGAGGAGCACGACTTGATTGATCACATTGTGTATTTGGCTGTGTCGAGCGAGCTAAAGGTTGGGGTGACCCGTCATCACCAGGTGCCAACGCGCTGGATTGACCAGGGGGCTTCTTATGCCATTCGCGTGGCACAGACGCCGAACAGGCACATTGCCGGCGTGATCGAAGTTTTCCTGAAAAAATACTTCACCGACAAAACGAACTGGCGCGACATGCTGAAGAATAATGTGGCCGAAAACTTCAACCTTCCGGAGGAAAAAGAGAATGTTTTGCGACTGTTGCCCGCCGAACTCCGGCAGTACCGTTGCGATAACGACGAGGTGATGCACTTCAACTACCCGGCACTGGAATTCCCGGATAAAATCAAGAGCTTGTCCTTCGATAAGGAGCCGGTAATTGAGGGTGAAATGAAGGGAATTAAAGGACAGTATTTACTGCTCGACGGAGGTCAGGTATTGAACGTTCGCAAGCACAACGGCTACTATTTGAGCTTTTCTTTTAATTCATAA